A single window of Oscillospiraceae bacterium DNA harbors:
- a CDS encoding ribosome biogenesis GTPase Der, with protein MMKPIVAIVGRPNVGKSTLFNKIVGKRISIVEDTPGVTRDRIYQDAEWCGHNFTLIDTGGIEPKTKDDILMKMKIQADLAIEMADVIILLTDLRDGLTANDADVAAMLQKSGKPIVLACNKADTISKNQYLHYEFYNLGLGDPVSVSSIHGLGVGDLLDEVVSYFPEKNENEDEDESIKVAVIGKPNAGKSSLINRILGEERLIVSDIAGTTRDAIDTKVTIGEKEYTFIDTAGVRKKSKINDNIEKYSVIRSYQAVDRADVCLLVIDGTSGVTEQDTKIAGYAHEQGKAIIIVVNKWDIVDKDGRTMQEYRKDLQRDLIFMTYAPSVFISAKTGLRVSNLFELINFVNEQQCMRIKTGMLNDILAEATAKVQPPSDKGRRLKIYYGTQTGIKPPTFVIFVNDVRLMHFSYERYIENQIRAIFGFEGTPIKFFIRERNSDNPNK; from the coding sequence ATTATGAAACCGATAGTTGCTATAGTCGGCAGACCGAATGTAGGAAAGTCGACATTGTTTAATAAAATAGTAGGAAAAAGAATTTCAATAGTTGAAGATACGCCCGGTGTTACAAGAGACAGAATTTATCAGGACGCAGAGTGGTGCGGGCATAATTTCACACTTATTGATACAGGCGGTATTGAGCCTAAAACCAAAGATGATATATTAATGAAAATGAAAATTCAGGCAGATCTGGCAATTGAAATGGCAGATGTTATTATTCTGCTTACCGATTTAAGAGATGGGCTTACTGCAAACGACGCTGATGTTGCAGCGATGCTTCAAAAATCAGGAAAACCGATTGTTCTTGCTTGTAATAAGGCAGATACTATATCCAAAAATCAGTACCTTCATTATGAATTTTACAATTTGGGACTGGGAGATCCTGTTTCGGTTTCTTCTATTCACGGATTAGGTGTCGGTGATTTACTTGACGAGGTCGTTTCATATTTTCCTGAGAAAAATGAAAACGAAGATGAAGATGAAAGCATTAAGGTTGCTGTCATAGGAAAACCTAATGCAGGAAAATCTTCTTTAATTAACAGGATTTTAGGGGAAGAAAGGCTTATTGTAAGCGATATTGCAGGTACAACAAGAGATGCAATTGATACAAAAGTTACAATCGGCGAAAAAGAATATACCTTTATTGATACTGCAGGTGTAAGAAAAAAAAGCAAGATAAATGATAATATTGAAAAGTACAGTGTTATAAGGTCTTATCAGGCAGTTGACCGTGCCGATGTTTGTCTTCTTGTGATTGACGGAACAAGCGGTGTTACTGAACAGGATACTAAAATCGCAGGCTATGCTCACGAGCAGGGAAAGGCAATTATTATTGTTGTTAATAAATGGGATATTGTAGATAAAGACGGAAGAACAATGCAGGAATACAGAAAAGACTTGCAAAGGGATTTGATTTTTATGACATACGCACCAAGTGTTTTTATTTCTGCTAAAACAGGCTTAAGAGTTTCTAATTTATTTGAACTTATTAACTTTGTTAACGAACAACAATGTATGAGAATTAAAACAGGTATGCTAAACGATATTTTAGCAGAAGCAACTGCTAAAGTTCAACCTCCAAGTGATAAGGGAAGGCGCCTTAAAATCTATTACGGAACTCAGACAGGTATTAAGCCTCCGACATTTGTTATATTTGTTAACGATGTTAGGCTTATGCATTTTTCCTATGAAAGATATATCGAAAACCAGATTCGTGCTATATTCGGTTTTGAGGGAACTCCGATAAAATTCTTTATTAGAGAAAGAAATTCAGATAATCCAAATAAGTAA
- a CDS encoding DUF512 domain-containing protein yields MSAEIIKVEKGSIAEEIGLEIGDKILSVNGEKFSDALEYRFLISEEYIELEIETKDNENVICEIEKEEYEDLGVEFENPLIDKPRSCRNKCIFCFIDQLPKGLRKSLYFKDDDTRLSFLNGNYVTLTNIDDAEIDKIIKIRLSPINISVHTTDDELRKFMLNNKLAGGILEKIKKLTDNKITVNCQIVLVKGVNDKENLYKTIKDLSSFYPYMHSLSVVPVGITDYRENLYKVEEFDKEDANEIIKLVTDLQKEFLKTKGSRIVYLADEFYIMSDFDLPKSEVYEDFPQIENGVGMMSSFLSEVYEELDLKKDDYKTFKTTKTIVTGVLAYPYFIKIKEKIEKEFPLVKLNIVKGINKLFGSKITVTGLLCGQDIIDSLNGVEIGDNLLLSVDTLRAEKDLFLDDMTIAQMEEKLNTKILFNDISGKDFIDKIFL; encoded by the coding sequence ATGTCGGCAGAAATAATAAAGGTTGAAAAAGGCAGTATAGCAGAAGAAATAGGCTTAGAAATCGGTGATAAAATTCTTTCGGTAAACGGTGAAAAGTTTAGCGACGCTTTAGAATACCGTTTTTTGATTTCAGAAGAATATATTGAACTTGAAATTGAAACAAAGGATAATGAAAATGTTATCTGCGAAATAGAAAAAGAAGAATATGAAGATCTTGGAGTCGAATTTGAAAACCCTCTTATAGACAAGCCGAGAAGTTGCAGGAACAAATGTATATTCTGTTTTATCGACCAGCTTCCAAAGGGACTTAGAAAATCTCTTTATTTTAAAGATGACGATACAAGGCTTTCTTTCTTAAACGGGAACTATGTTACACTAACTAATATTGACGATGCCGAAATTGATAAAATTATAAAAATTCGACTTTCTCCCATAAATATTTCAGTTCATACAACAGATGATGAACTTAGAAAATTTATGTTAAACAATAAACTTGCAGGTGGAATATTAGAAAAAATAAAAAAACTTACAGATAATAAAATTACGGTTAATTGCCAGATAGTTTTGGTTAAAGGCGTTAATGATAAAGAGAATCTTTATAAAACAATAAAAGACTTGTCCTCATTTTATCCTTATATGCACAGTTTGTCAGTTGTTCCCGTTGGTATTACTGATTACAGAGAAAATTTATATAAGGTAGAAGAGTTTGATAAAGAAGATGCGAATGAAATTATAAAACTTGTGACTGATCTTCAAAAAGAATTTTTAAAAACCAAAGGTTCAAGAATTGTATATCTTGCTGACGAGTTTTATATTATGTCCGATTTCGATTTGCCGAAAAGCGAAGTATATGAGGATTTTCCGCAGATTGAAAACGGTGTGGGAATGATGTCATCTTTCCTTAGTGAAGTGTATGAAGAACTTGATTTGAAAAAAGATGATTATAAAACATTTAAAACAACTAAAACTATTGTTACGGGAGTACTGGCATATCCGTATTTTATAAAAATTAAAGAAAAAATAGAAAAAGAATTCCCGCTTGTCAAGTTAAATATTGTAAAAGGGATAAATAAACTGTTCGGAAGTAAAATTACTGTAACGGGGCTTTTATGCGGACAGGATATCATAGATTCACTAAATGGTGTTGAGATAGGAGATAACCTTCTTCTTTCTGTTGATACATTAAGAGCAGAAAAGGATTTGTTCTTAGACGATATGACTATCGCCCAAATGGAAGAAAAACTTAACACAAAAATTTTATTTAATGATATTTCAGGAAAGGATTTTATTGATAAAATTTTCCTTTAA